One window of the Pseudomonas sihuiensis genome contains the following:
- a CDS encoding alpha/beta fold hydrolase: MNAPLSRDELSPRQLDVDSDGLRLRTYVWEKADAPTLLLVHGYPDNHEIWRPLIRELAADYRIVAYDVRGCGASEVPKRLRDYRLEQLGRDLEAVVQATSADRPVHLVAHDWGSIQSWEAVTEPRMQPQLASYTSISGPCLDHVGHWMRQRLSLRRPDALLQALRQLLSSWYIAFFHTPLLPELCWRLGLDRTWPWLLHRLEGIGNLPASPTQRSDGMRGVQLYRANFMRSLLRPRSRSTRVPVQLIVPLNDRFVRPQLFEDLQHWAPLLTRREVRAGHWQLLAEPNALAGWLRGYVSRLEQARPRTQPEQAPLR, encoded by the coding sequence ATGAACGCGCCACTGTCGCGGGATGAACTGTCACCTCGACAGTTGGACGTGGATAGCGACGGCCTGCGCCTGCGTACCTATGTCTGGGAAAAGGCCGACGCCCCAACCCTGCTGCTGGTGCATGGTTATCCGGACAATCACGAGATCTGGCGGCCGCTGATCCGCGAGCTGGCCGCCGACTACCGGATCGTCGCTTATGATGTGCGTGGCTGCGGTGCATCCGAGGTGCCGAAACGGCTGCGCGACTACCGTCTGGAGCAACTGGGTCGCGATCTCGAAGCGGTGGTGCAGGCCACCAGTGCGGATCGCCCGGTGCATCTGGTCGCTCACGACTGGGGTTCGATCCAGAGCTGGGAGGCAGTAACCGAGCCACGCATGCAGCCGCAGCTGGCGTCCTATACCAGCATCTCCGGCCCTTGCCTCGACCATGTCGGCCACTGGATGCGCCAGCGCCTGAGCCTGCGTCGCCCTGATGCACTACTGCAGGCGCTGAGGCAGTTGCTCAGCTCCTGGTACATCGCTTTCTTCCACACACCACTGCTGCCGGAGTTGTGCTGGCGTCTGGGCCTGGATCGCACCTGGCCCTGGCTACTGCACCGCCTCGAAGGTATAGGCAATCTGCCAGCGAGCCCTACGCAGCGCAGTGATGGCATGCGTGGTGTGCAGCTGTATCGCGCCAATTTCATGCGCAGCCTGCTCAGGCCGCGCTCGCGCAGCACCCGCGTGCCAGTGCAACTGATCGTGCCGCTGAACGACCGCTTCGTACGCCCACAGTTGTTCGAGGATCTGCAGCACTGGGCGCCCCTACTGACCCGTCGCGAAGTCCGCGCCGGCCACTGGCAGTTGCTGGCCGAGCCCAACGCCCTGGCCGGCTGGCTGCGCGGCTACGTCAGCAGACTGGAGCAGGCCCGTCCCCGCACACAACCCGAGCAAGCGCCCCTGCGCTAG